A genomic region of Devosia ginsengisoli contains the following coding sequences:
- a CDS encoding ligase-associated DNA damage response DEXH box helicase: MKDSPLNPIISDWFTRKHWSPRQHQLDVLASWHAGASALLIAPTGAGKTLAGFLPTLTDLADGTFDGLHTLYISPLKALAVDVQRNLNAPILEMGLKISAETRTGDTPASKRARQRSKPPNILLTTPEQLCLLISHPHADLFFGSLRRIVLDELHALVTSKRGELLSLALARITRLAPNLQITALSATVARPDLLRDWIARPVPDKPTHLLTASGGAPPVLEILETEQVLPWAGHSANYAHRDLYEVIKRHKTTLLFVNTRSQAEMLFQGLWAVNDDMLPIALHHGSLSVEQRRKVESAMVAGNLKAVVCTSTLDLGIDWGDVDLVVQVGAPKGSSRMLQRIGRANHRLDEPSKAVLVPSNRFEVLECEAALEAVAENHQDSEDPVSGGYDVLAQHVLGMACAGPFAADDLYDEIRHAWPYRDLPRGQFYRVLDFVATGGYALRAYERYARLKPTDDGKWRVANPQVVQQYRLNIGTIIEEPMVRVRLIRQRGLKKGQSNSPIGAGGRVLGEMEEYFFGTLLPGDTFMFGGEIVAFEGMRDNEAFVSRAPASNPKIPSYMGGKFPLSTYLAERVRRIMDSPDEWKKLPDQVEMWLRLQRDVSVLPKRDSLLVETFPRGAHNYLVCYPFEGRLAHQTLGMLLTRRLERARARPLGFVASEYALAIWGLGDLSALIRTDRLSLDDLFSEDMLGDDLEAWLDESALMKRTFRNCAIISGLIERRHPGKEKSGRQITMSSDLIYDVLYQHEPDHILIQATRRDAARGLLDIERLGDMLRRIRNHIVHQPLAQISPLAVPVMLDIGKEPIFGEGRESAMADAADELMREALGQS, from the coding sequence ATGAAAGACTCTCCCCTCAACCCCATCATATCAGACTGGTTCACTCGCAAGCACTGGTCCCCCCGCCAGCATCAGCTCGACGTGCTCGCCTCCTGGCATGCCGGCGCCTCGGCTTTGCTCATCGCCCCCACCGGCGCGGGCAAGACTCTGGCCGGCTTTCTGCCTACCCTCACCGACCTCGCCGACGGCACGTTCGACGGCCTCCACACGCTCTACATTTCCCCGCTCAAGGCGCTGGCGGTGGACGTGCAGCGCAATCTCAACGCGCCCATTCTTGAAATGGGTTTGAAGATATCAGCCGAAACCCGCACCGGCGACACGCCCGCCTCCAAGCGCGCCCGCCAGCGCAGCAAGCCGCCCAATATCCTGCTCACCACGCCCGAGCAGCTCTGCCTGCTCATCAGCCATCCCCATGCCGACCTGTTCTTCGGCTCGCTCCGCCGCATCGTCCTCGATGAACTGCACGCTCTGGTCACCTCCAAGCGCGGCGAACTTCTGTCGCTGGCCCTCGCCCGTATCACCCGCCTTGCCCCAAACCTCCAGATCACCGCCCTCAGCGCCACCGTTGCCCGACCCGACCTGCTGCGCGACTGGATCGCCAGGCCGGTGCCGGACAAGCCCACCCATCTGCTGACCGCCTCGGGCGGCGCCCCGCCCGTCCTCGAAATTCTCGAAACCGAGCAGGTCCTGCCCTGGGCCGGGCATTCGGCCAATTACGCCCATCGCGACCTCTACGAGGTCATCAAGCGCCACAAGACCACGCTCTTGTTCGTCAACACACGATCCCAGGCCGAAATGCTGTTTCAGGGCCTGTGGGCCGTCAATGACGACATGCTGCCCATCGCCCTGCATCACGGCTCGCTCTCCGTCGAGCAGCGCCGCAAGGTGGAAAGCGCCATGGTGGCCGGCAATCTCAAGGCCGTGGTCTGCACCTCGACGCTCGATCTCGGCATCGACTGGGGCGATGTCGATCTGGTCGTGCAGGTCGGCGCCCCCAAAGGGTCGTCGCGCATGCTGCAGCGCATCGGCCGCGCCAATCACCGGCTCGACGAACCCTCCAAGGCCGTGCTGGTCCCGTCCAACCGTTTCGAAGTGCTCGAATGCGAAGCCGCGCTCGAAGCCGTCGCCGAAAACCATCAGGACAGCGAAGACCCGGTCTCGGGCGGCTATGACGTTCTCGCCCAGCACGTGCTCGGCATGGCCTGTGCCGGCCCCTTTGCCGCCGACGACCTCTATGACGAAATCCGCCACGCCTGGCCCTATCGCGACCTGCCACGAGGGCAGTTCTATCGCGTGCTCGATTTCGTCGCCACCGGCGGCTACGCCCTGCGCGCCTATGAGCGCTATGCCCGGCTCAAGCCCACCGATGACGGCAAGTGGCGCGTCGCCAATCCGCAGGTGGTCCAGCAATACCGGCTCAATATCGGCACCATCATCGAAGAACCCATGGTACGCGTCCGCCTCATCCGCCAGCGCGGCCTCAAGAAGGGCCAGAGCAACAGCCCCATCGGGGCCGGCGGGCGCGTGCTGGGCGAGATGGAGGAATATTTCTTCGGCACGCTGCTGCCCGGCGACACCTTCATGTTCGGCGGCGAAATCGTCGCCTTCGAGGGCATGCGCGACAACGAGGCCTTCGTCTCCCGCGCCCCGGCCAGCAATCCAAAAATTCCGAGCTATATGGGCGGCAAGTTCCCGCTCTCGACCTATCTGGCCGAGCGCGTCCGTCGCATCATGGATAGTCCGGACGAATGGAAGAAACTGCCCGACCAGGTCGAGATGTGGCTCCGCCTGCAGCGCGACGTCTCCGTCCTGCCCAAACGCGACAGCCTGCTGGTCGAAACCTTCCCGCGCGGCGCCCACAATTACCTGGTCTGCTACCCCTTCGAAGGCCGCCTGGCCCACCAGACGCTCGGCATGCTGCTCACCCGCCGGCTGGAGCGCGCCCGCGCCCGCCCGCTCGGCTTCGTGGCTTCGGAATATGCCCTGGCCATCTGGGGCCTGGGCGATCTCTCGGCGCTGATCCGCACCGACAGGCTGTCGCTCGACGACCTCTTCTCCGAGGACATGCTGGGCGACGATCTTGAAGCCTGGCTCGATGAATCCGCCCTGATGAAGCGCACCTTCCGCAACTGCGCCATCATCTCCGGCCTCATCGAGCGCCGCCATCCCGGCAAGGAGAAATCCGGCCGGCAGATCACCATGAGCTCTGACCTCATCTATGACGTGCTCTACCAGCACGAGCCCGACCACATCCTCATCCAGGCCACACGCCGCGACGCCGCCCGCGGCCTGCTCGATATCGAGCGCCTCGGCGACATGCTGCGCCGCATCCGCAACCACATCGTCCACCAGCCCCTGGCGCAAATTTCGCCGCTCGCCGTCCCAGTCATGCTCGATATCGGCAAGGAGCCGATTTTCGGCGAAGGCCGCGAATCGGCTATGGCTGATGCCGCAGATGAACTGATGCGGGAAGCCCTAGGGCAAAGTTGA
- a CDS encoding MATE family efflux transporter produces the protein MSPRPQYPFTVRHADVWKIALPASVAFITEPLVGIVDITVIGRLGDAGLLGGLVLGALLFDIIFSLAYFLRIGTAGLTAQSVGARDSRDGLLHVSRAILLGVGIGGLMIALGGPILFLATWFLAPESGASAALADYFHYRIWSAPFSLINYALLGWFYGRAAAKTGMMLQLLLHGCDIVLSIWFVHGLGWGVPGAAVGTVIGQAVAAAVGLGLLLRHYGGLGAVLRHIAPGELMDAVALKRMFGLSRDLMIRSAALMGAYAWFAAQGSRMGEVALSANAVLLNLLMIVAYFLDGIAQAAEQLTGKAVGANWRPAFDQAYGLSMLWGLVITLTLGLAWYFGGPWVIGLMTTNAEVQAYALTYLPIAALCTVTFMPAFVYDGILVGTTLNTTMRNGMVVSLVVFLVAALALEPVWGNWGLWAAMHCWFVARGGIYWWALERRKAGLFASPMAQQTSS, from the coding sequence ATGTCTCCCCGTCCGCAATATCCCTTTACCGTGCGTCATGCCGATGTGTGGAAAATCGCTCTGCCCGCGTCGGTGGCTTTCATCACCGAGCCGCTGGTGGGCATTGTCGATATCACCGTCATCGGCAGGCTGGGCGATGCCGGGTTGCTGGGCGGGCTGGTGCTTGGCGCGCTGCTGTTCGATATCATCTTCTCGCTGGCCTATTTCCTGCGCATCGGCACGGCGGGTCTGACGGCGCAATCGGTGGGTGCGCGCGACAGCCGCGACGGCTTGCTGCATGTGAGCCGGGCCATCCTGCTCGGCGTGGGTATCGGCGGGCTGATGATTGCGCTGGGCGGGCCGATCCTGTTTCTGGCGACCTGGTTCCTGGCGCCGGAATCCGGGGCCTCGGCGGCTTTGGCGGACTATTTCCACTATCGCATCTGGTCGGCGCCATTCTCGCTGATCAACTACGCCTTGCTCGGCTGGTTCTATGGCAGGGCGGCGGCCAAGACCGGCATGATGCTGCAATTGCTGCTGCATGGCTGCGATATCGTGCTGTCGATCTGGTTCGTGCATGGGCTGGGCTGGGGCGTGCCGGGCGCGGCTGTTGGCACAGTGATCGGGCAGGCGGTGGCGGCGGCGGTGGGTCTGGGCCTGCTGCTGCGCCACTATGGCGGCCTGGGCGCCGTGCTGCGTCATATCGCGCCGGGCGAACTGATGGATGCGGTGGCGCTCAAGCGCATGTTCGGGCTGAGCCGCGACCTGATGATCCGTTCGGCCGCCTTGATGGGCGCCTATGCCTGGTTCGCCGCGCAGGGCTCGCGCATGGGCGAGGTGGCGCTGTCGGCCAATGCCGTGCTGCTGAACCTGTTGATGATCGTCGCCTATTTCCTCGATGGTATCGCCCAGGCGGCCGAGCAATTGACCGGCAAGGCGGTGGGCGCCAATTGGCGGCCGGCCTTCGACCAGGCCTATGGGCTGTCCATGCTGTGGGGGCTGGTCATTACCCTGACTCTGGGCCTGGCCTGGTATTTCGGCGGGCCCTGGGTCATCGGGCTGATGACCACCAATGCCGAAGTGCAGGCCTATGCGCTGACCTACCTGCCGATTGCGGCGCTCTGCACCGTCACCTTCATGCCGGCCTTCGTCTATGACGGCATTCTGGTCGGCACCACGCTCAACACCACGATGCGCAACGGCATGGTCGTGTCGCTGGTGGTGTTCCTGGTGGCGGCGCTGGCGCTGGAGCCGGTTTGGGGCAATTGGGGCCTGTGGGCCGCGATGCATTGCTGGTTCGTGGCGCGCGGCGGGATCTACTGGTGGGCCCTGGAACGGCGCAAGGCCGGGCTGTTCGCCTCTCCCATGGCTCAACAGACCTCATCCTGA
- a CDS encoding TIGR02186 family protein, translated as MSRLLALLVCLFVLAAPAQAERLVSQVSNETIEITSSFAGERMNFFGTIIPDAGSTDKFVTGPFHVVVVVLGPTQNRVARKMNNVLGIWLNTDQVEFTNFPSYFHVLSSGRLTDITDVTTLTTNLILPESHTLAASGSDWWKGAIFGRELVRLMTEQGLFGVQENGVNFPADNFYSARLTLPSNAPPGPYIALTYVFKNGEIVARKSEGFAVRKIGFERFLAQSAVQQPFFYGLVCVILALFTGWLGGVLFRR; from the coding sequence ATGAGCCGGCTGCTGGCCCTGCTCGTCTGCCTTTTTGTGCTCGCCGCGCCGGCCCAGGCCGAGCGGCTGGTGTCGCAGGTCTCCAACGAGACCATCGAGATCACGTCGAGCTTTGCCGGCGAGCGCATGAACTTTTTCGGCACCATCATTCCCGATGCCGGCTCGACCGACAAATTCGTCACCGGCCCGTTCCATGTCGTCGTGGTCGTGCTCGGGCCAACGCAGAACCGCGTTGCCCGCAAGATGAACAATGTGCTGGGCATCTGGCTCAATACCGACCAGGTCGAATTCACCAATTTCCCGAGCTATTTCCACGTCCTGTCGAGCGGCAGGCTGACTGACATCACCGATGTCACCACGCTGACCACCAACCTCATCCTGCCCGAATCCCATACCCTGGCAGCCAGCGGCAGCGACTGGTGGAAGGGCGCTATCTTCGGCCGCGAACTGGTGCGGCTGATGACCGAGCAGGGCCTGTTCGGCGTACAGGAAAACGGCGTCAACTTCCCGGCCGACAATTTCTATTCGGCCCGGCTGACCCTGCCCAGCAACGCGCCGCCGGGGCCCTATATCGCCCTGACCTATGTGTTCAAGAATGGCGAAATCGTTGCCCGCAAATCCGAAGGTTTTGCGGTGCGCAAGATCGGTTTCGAGCGGTTTCTGGCGCAATCGGCGGTGCAGCAGCCGTTTTTCTACGGGCTGGTCTGCGTCATCCTGGCGCTGTTCACCGGCTGGCTCGGTGGCGTGCTGTTCAGGCGCTAG
- a CDS encoding DUF6460 domain-containing protein, whose amino-acid sequence MADQHQTETRRSGIERFFGGHPINVIIKLAFISLLVGVFMSVFGLDVQGLVRGTVILFREALRDGFGVFRDIGGYILTGAALVVPIWLLIRVSKRS is encoded by the coding sequence ATGGCCGATCAACACCAGACCGAGACGCGGCGTTCCGGTATCGAGCGCTTCTTTGGCGGTCACCCGATCAATGTCATCATCAAGCTGGCCTTCATTTCGCTGCTGGTCGGCGTTTTCATGAGCGTTTTCGGGCTCGATGTGCAGGGGCTGGTGCGCGGCACGGTTATTCTGTTCCGTGAAGCCCTGCGCGACGGGTTCGGCGTGTTCCGCGACATTGGCGGCTATATCCTCACCGGGGCGGCCCTGGTCGTGCCGATCTGGCTGCTCATTCGCGTCAGCAAGAGAAGCTGA
- a CDS encoding SEL1-like repeat protein: MARAYQFPDMPEPATEPQPGEWQALRGELVALLDQVEGHYVDDDRAEPALSGLTRRVRNLRDQVVRPEPAMRRREALRTVKRAVDRFTERDDMGAIGHDHDELSSAIAEIRGRQMSAPAAALGRRAADMPEFRELSALVGGLSGRLERLEGDLKSQRGSGSVHEVAAQVEQLTHVVELLAGAVGETGQVKRLESQIGALAALIEGGSRVDLSAINKRLDDVSATVSTLAELQARQMEHDLAREAGEPEGGSALAPAMQSIEKSVRNVYDRIDAIEKNVALSSGDFERLTSEMAAFTQAMKEGEAAPGTLVAKVDALASRIGNFDTANGDVAGLKQDIASLRDAVMAGMEPRFLRIESQIEALADRMAPADTAQVESQLKLLMTRMDETGSQLNDLAKLYSSQADATDIEAMATLVAERTSDAVTRKAPAPVAMFGPDSLKSIEDRLTGLIKSAGKTPDYETLATLVAERASEAVAKSTPAAAGGMSEEGMAALEQRMAALFNTAGKDTAERLARLEAALTARKEQAASAPAAKLAEPVRTDGDQARLDTMLTALAGPKSAARSDAMPANPGDEAPLVDPGFKHAGPVRAALDAQTAIARKAVSAPADAPVGNRPAFDPSSVERPPRPQSSFATTGADPFAAPPVNAAPQVETSVSQSSTSTFVAAARRAQRARQEAVTPAVSSNSLISRALARVKPGSAAAAPAGDEAVPPAPKAEKPAKPVKPAKQKKAKADELPPVAPTLGADSDALAEPRQSFLTRHRRPLLLAATLVAVSMLALNLVMQRTAPTPAPAAPPVAETEQPSAEPAATDDVSLVRPEPRAIDMIDSNATASINPGQPMSFTRPVVATPMPPSLMALTSGGIEAAPADIPTDIVPDVTGSIDRDAAAVETFELPPEGVGPLELRQAAADGDARAQFEIGAIYTEGRAVTQNYPEAAKWYERSAAQGFVPAQYRIGNLYEAGQGVDKDFEVAKLWYQRGAEAGNRMAMHNLAALYAGGQLGDQEFESAAEWFAQAAARGMTDSQFNLGMLYARGLGVEQDFEQSYKWFSLAARNGDGDAAKARDDIAKSLTAEAVDRVTGELAQWQAEPIDLAANFAPLGTWSTSFDPGETITTKDVISKVQMVLDKLGFDVGTPDGLPGPKTAEAIKAFERGTGMSESGAVNPRLLAVLGSQPV, from the coding sequence AGGCTCTGCGTGGCGAACTGGTTGCCCTGCTCGATCAGGTCGAAGGCCATTACGTCGATGACGACAGGGCCGAGCCGGCTCTGTCCGGCCTGACCCGCCGCGTGCGCAATCTGCGCGATCAGGTCGTCCGGCCCGAACCGGCCATGCGCCGCCGCGAGGCCTTGCGCACCGTCAAGCGCGCCGTCGACCGCTTCACCGAGCGCGACGATATGGGCGCGATCGGCCATGATCATGACGAGCTGAGCAGCGCCATTGCCGAAATCCGTGGCCGCCAGATGTCGGCGCCCGCCGCCGCTTTGGGTCGCCGCGCCGCCGATATGCCCGAATTCCGCGAGCTGAGCGCGCTGGTCGGTGGGCTCTCCGGGCGTCTCGAACGCCTCGAAGGCGATCTCAAGTCGCAGCGCGGCAGTGGCAGCGTGCACGAGGTCGCCGCCCAGGTCGAGCAGTTGACCCATGTGGTGGAATTGCTGGCTGGCGCCGTCGGCGAAACCGGCCAGGTCAAGCGCCTCGAATCCCAGATCGGTGCACTGGCCGCGCTGATCGAAGGCGGGTCGCGTGTGGACCTCTCGGCCATCAACAAGCGGCTCGATGACGTTTCGGCCACGGTCAGCACGCTGGCCGAATTGCAGGCCCGGCAGATGGAACACGATCTGGCGCGCGAGGCCGGCGAGCCCGAAGGCGGCTCGGCATTGGCCCCGGCCATGCAGTCCATCGAGAAAAGCGTCCGCAACGTCTATGATCGCATCGACGCCATCGAAAAGAATGTTGCCCTGTCCTCGGGCGATTTCGAGCGGCTGACCAGCGAAATGGCCGCCTTTACCCAGGCGATGAAAGAGGGCGAAGCCGCGCCCGGCACGCTGGTCGCCAAGGTCGATGCCCTCGCCTCCCGCATCGGCAATTTCGACACTGCCAATGGTGACGTCGCCGGCCTCAAGCAGGATATCGCCTCGCTGCGCGATGCCGTCATGGCCGGCATGGAGCCGCGCTTCCTGCGCATCGAAAGCCAGATCGAGGCTCTGGCCGACCGCATGGCGCCGGCCGATACCGCCCAGGTCGAAAGCCAGCTCAAGCTGCTGATGACCCGCATGGACGAGACCGGCAGCCAGCTCAACGACCTCGCCAAGCTCTATTCCAGCCAGGCTGATGCTACCGATATCGAGGCCATGGCCACCCTGGTGGCCGAGCGCACCAGCGATGCCGTGACCCGCAAGGCACCGGCCCCGGTCGCCATGTTCGGCCCCGACAGCCTCAAGAGCATCGAGGACCGGCTGACCGGCCTGATCAAATCGGCCGGCAAGACGCCGGATTACGAGACGCTTGCCACCCTGGTGGCCGAACGCGCTTCCGAGGCAGTGGCCAAGTCTACCCCCGCCGCCGCTGGCGGCATGAGCGAAGAGGGCATGGCGGCGCTGGAACAGCGCATGGCCGCGCTGTTCAATACCGCCGGCAAGGATACCGCCGAACGCCTGGCGCGGCTCGAAGCCGCCCTGACGGCGCGCAAGGAGCAGGCCGCTTCCGCGCCTGCGGCCAAGCTGGCCGAACCCGTTCGCACCGACGGCGACCAGGCCCGTCTCGACACGATGCTGACGGCATTGGCCGGTCCGAAATCCGCCGCGAGAAGCGATGCCATGCCCGCCAATCCGGGCGATGAGGCGCCGCTGGTTGATCCCGGCTTCAAGCATGCCGGCCCTGTCCGCGCTGCGCTCGATGCCCAGACCGCCATCGCCCGCAAGGCGGTATCGGCACCGGCGGATGCGCCGGTCGGCAATCGCCCCGCCTTCGATCCGAGCAGCGTCGAGCGGCCGCCGCGTCCGCAATCGAGCTTTGCCACTACTGGTGCCGATCCGTTCGCGGCACCGCCCGTGAATGCGGCGCCGCAGGTCGAAACGTCGGTCAGCCAGAGCAGCACCAGCACGTTCGTCGCCGCGGCCCGCCGGGCCCAGCGCGCGCGGCAGGAAGCGGTCACGCCTGCCGTCTCCAGCAATTCGTTGATCAGCCGCGCTCTGGCCCGGGTAAAGCCCGGTTCCGCCGCTGCGGCGCCTGCGGGTGACGAGGCCGTTCCGCCTGCGCCCAAGGCCGAAAAACCCGCCAAGCCCGTCAAGCCGGCAAAGCAGAAGAAGGCCAAGGCCGACGAGCTTCCGCCCGTGGCGCCGACACTGGGCGCCGATAGCGATGCGCTGGCCGAACCGCGGCAGAGCTTCCTGACCCGGCACCGCCGCCCATTGCTGCTGGCGGCGACGCTGGTGGCCGTATCCATGCTGGCGCTCAACCTGGTCATGCAGCGCACGGCGCCGACCCCCGCGCCCGCGGCCCCGCCCGTCGCCGAGACCGAGCAGCCTTCGGCTGAGCCGGCGGCGACCGACGATGTGTCCCTGGTCCGGCCCGAGCCGCGCGCCATCGACATGATCGACAGCAACGCCACCGCTTCGATCAATCCCGGCCAGCCGATGAGCTTCACCAGGCCCGTCGTCGCCACGCCGATGCCCCCTTCGCTCATGGCGCTGACCAGCGGCGGGATAGAGGCCGCGCCGGCCGATATTCCAACCGATATTGTCCCTGATGTCACCGGCAGCATCGACCGCGATGCGGCTGCCGTCGAGACATTCGAGCTGCCGCCCGAGGGCGTTGGCCCGCTCGAACTGCGCCAGGCTGCCGCTGATGGTGACGCCCGCGCCCAGTTCGAAATCGGCGCCATCTATACCGAAGGCCGCGCCGTCACCCAGAATTATCCCGAGGCGGCCAAGTGGTACGAGCGCTCCGCCGCGCAGGGCTTCGTGCCGGCGCAATACCGCATCGGCAATCTCTATGAAGCCGGGCAGGGTGTGGACAAGGATTTCGAGGTCGCCAAGCTGTGGTACCAGCGCGGCGCCGAGGCTGGCAACCGCATGGCCATGCACAATCTGGCCGCGCTCTATGCCGGCGGGCAGTTGGGCGACCAGGAATTCGAATCGGCGGCCGAATGGTTCGCCCAGGCGGCCGCGCGCGGCATGACCGACAGCCAGTTCAACCTCGGCATGCTCTATGCCCGCGGGCTGGGCGTGGAGCAGGATTTCGAGCAGTCCTATAAATGGTTCTCGCTGGCCGCCCGCAATGGCGACGGCGATGCGGCCAAGGCCCGCGACGATATCGCCAAGTCGCTGACCGCCGAAGCGGTGGACCGTGTCACGGGCGAACTGGCCCAGTGGCAGGCCGAACCGATCGACCTGGCGGCCAATTTCGCGCCTTTGGGCACCTGGTCCACCAGCTTCGATCCGGGCGAGACCATCACCACCAAGGATGTGATCTCCAAGGTGCAGATGGTGCTCGACAAGCTCGGCTTCGATGTCGGCACGCCCGATGGCCTGCCCGGCCCCAAGACAGCCGAGGCCATCAAGGCGTTCGAGCGGGGCACCGGGATGAGCGAAAGCGGCGCCGTCAATCCCCGCCTGCTCGCCGTGCTGGGCAGCCAGCCCGTCTGA
- a CDS encoding sulfite exporter TauE/SafE family protein, with translation MQVYLPIAELSVNLFFLVGIGGAVGFLSGLFGVGGGFLLTPLLIFSGVPAPVAVASVTGQVVAASTSGALAHYRRGAIDLHLALYLVLSGVLGAFGGVAMFALLRDAGQLDLVISLGFLVLLGSVGVLMLVESTRAILKQRKGVVVRERLPNQHNWIHGLPMRVRFKKSRLYISVLPVLIIGLFIGFVGSLLGVGGGFIMVPALVYLLRVPGNVVIGTSLAQVVAMMAATTILHAVQSQSVDILLAFCLMVGGTAGAQFGASAGKYLRGEQLRGLLALLVLAVAIRFGLSLVLAPADVFSMAVTGGAQ, from the coding sequence TTGCAGGTCTATCTGCCGATCGCCGAGTTGTCCGTGAACCTCTTCTTTCTCGTGGGGATCGGAGGGGCGGTCGGTTTCCTGTCCGGGCTCTTCGGGGTCGGCGGTGGTTTCCTGCTGACGCCGCTGCTGATTTTCTCCGGCGTACCGGCCCCGGTAGCGGTGGCTTCGGTCACCGGGCAGGTGGTGGCGGCTTCGACCTCGGGGGCGCTGGCGCATTACCGACGTGGCGCCATAGACCTTCATCTGGCGCTTTACCTGGTGCTGTCGGGCGTGCTCGGGGCCTTCGGTGGCGTGGCCATGTTTGCGCTACTGCGCGATGCCGGCCAGCTCGACCTGGTAATTTCGCTGGGCTTCCTGGTGCTGCTCGGCTCGGTCGGCGTGCTGATGCTGGTAGAATCCACCCGCGCCATCCTCAAGCAGCGAAAAGGCGTGGTGGTGCGCGAGCGCCTGCCCAACCAGCACAACTGGATCCACGGCCTGCCCATGCGGGTGCGGTTCAAGAAATCGCGGCTTTATATCAGCGTCCTGCCGGTGCTGATCATCGGCCTCTTCATCGGCTTTGTCGGCTCGCTCCTCGGTGTCGGCGGCGGCTTCATCATGGTGCCGGCACTGGTCTATCTGCTGCGTGTGCCCGGCAATGTTGTCATCGGCACCTCGCTGGCGCAGGTGGTGGCGATGATGGCGGCCACGACGATCCTGCATGCCGTGCAGAGCCAGAGCGTCGATATATTGCTCGCCTTCTGCCTGATGGTCGGCGGCACGGCCGGTGCCCAGTTCGGCGCTTCCGCGGGCAAATATCTGCGCGGCGAACAGTTGCGCGGGCTACTGGCTCTGCTGGTGCTGGCCGTCGCCATCCGCTTCGGCCTGTCGCTGGTGTTGGCGCCGGCCGATGTGTTCTCCATGGCGGTGACCGGGGGGGCGCAATGA
- a CDS encoding nucleoside/nucleotide kinase family protein — protein MAPERLHLTPQQALSRLVPHILDMESRAQHRIAIGLAGGPGAGKSTLAAEMVTMLNAVHPGSAALVPMDGFHMRHAKLEALGQVDYKGAPHTFEGAEFVNFLHHLKVATSAVSGPGYSRKIEDVVEDDFTVGPEVRVLVVEGNYLLLTEGPWAGVKPLLDYAVFVDVPREVVKARLLKRHGEEGLFTEERNRAHIERNDLPNYDLVCLSQDRADVVIAMDVEG, from the coding sequence ATGGCGCCCGAGCGGCTGCATCTGACGCCGCAACAGGCGCTGTCGCGGCTGGTGCCGCATATTCTCGACATGGAGAGCCGGGCGCAGCATCGCATCGCCATTGGTCTGGCGGGCGGGCCGGGCGCCGGCAAGTCGACACTGGCGGCGGAGATGGTGACCATGCTCAATGCCGTTCATCCGGGCAGTGCGGCTCTGGTGCCGATGGATGGCTTCCATATGCGCCATGCCAAGCTCGAAGCCCTGGGGCAGGTGGACTACAAGGGCGCGCCGCATACATTCGAGGGCGCCGAATTCGTCAATTTCCTGCATCACCTCAAGGTGGCGACGTCTGCGGTCAGCGGGCCGGGATATTCGCGCAAGATCGAGGATGTGGTGGAGGACGATTTCACCGTCGGCCCGGAAGTGCGCGTGCTGGTGGTCGAGGGGAATTACCTGCTGCTGACCGAGGGGCCATGGGCGGGGGTGAAGCCGCTGCTGGATTATGCGGTGTTCGTGGATGTGCCGCGGGAAGTGGTGAAGGCGCGGCTGCTGAAGCGCCATGGCGAGGAAGGGTTGTTCACCGAGGAGCGTAACCGGGCGCATATCGAGCGGAATGATTTGCCGAATTATGATCTCGTGTGCCTGTCGCAGGATCGGGCGGATGTGGTGATTGCCATGGATGTGGAGGGGTAG
- the pdeM gene encoding ligase-associated DNA damage response endonuclease PdeM yields the protein MRFAGHNFEPLPSGALYWHNQQTLLVADLHFEKMASFARRGQMLPPYDTGLTLARLEADLRRTGAARLLSLGDTFHRVDASSLLTLADRMRLDAVTEMVDCIWLSGNHDPAPHAIGGTCLPRLELAGLTFTHEPERGTTGLVAGHLHPAAHVFFQGRSTRRPCFVHDNRLLILPAYGASTGSLNILSPAFFGLLNWPSVEVTMLGKDRTYPVSPKRLVRG from the coding sequence TTGCGCTTTGCCGGCCACAATTTCGAACCCCTGCCCTCGGGCGCGCTCTATTGGCACAACCAACAGACCCTTTTGGTTGCCGACCTGCATTTCGAAAAAATGGCGAGCTTCGCGCGTCGCGGGCAGATGCTGCCACCCTATGATACCGGCCTCACTCTGGCTCGTCTCGAGGCCGACCTGCGCCGCACCGGCGCCGCCCGGCTGCTCTCGCTCGGTGACACGTTCCATCGCGTCGATGCTAGCAGTCTGTTAACACTAGCGGACCGAATGAGACTCGATGCGGTCACCGAAATGGTCGATTGCATCTGGCTGTCAGGCAATCACGATCCGGCCCCGCATGCCATCGGCGGCACCTGCCTGCCGCGGCTGGAACTGGCCGGATTGACCTTCACCCATGAGCCGGAACGCGGCACAACCGGCCTTGTTGCCGGCCATCTGCACCCGGCGGCGCATGTCTTTTTCCAGGGCCGCTCCACCCGCCGCCCCTGCTTCGTCCACGATAACAGGCTCTTGATTCTCCCGGCCTACGGGGCCTCCACGGGGTCGCTCAATATTTTATCCCCGGCGTTTTTCGGCCTGCTAAACTGGCCCTCGGTCGAGGTGACCATGTTGGGGAAGGACCGGACTTATCCGGTGAGCCCGAAGCGGCTTGTCCGGGGCTAG